In one window of Gemmatimonadota bacterium DNA:
- a CDS encoding DUF1501 domain-containing protein, whose translation MHRRIFMKHGAMALMTMGLSPSFLRRTAFTLPPSAKGKVLICLFQRGAADALNMLVPHADPDYYKLRPTIGIPRPSRIAAPSTAIDLDGFFGLHPALNALHPLYQRGLLAPIHAVGSPSATRSHFDAQDYMESGTPDRKGTKDGWLNRYLATCDTCEAGRPEPFRAVAMTQQTPRILQGPAPAVAMTSIDAFTVRSTGGMTERLEALYRTGSADLIHATGAETFDAVKRLREADPSRYAPARGAEYPRSEFGQRLKQVAQLIKANVGLEVAFADMGGWDTHVNQGAATGQLANRLTDFGASIAAFVTDLDDRMDDVLILTMSEFGRMARQNGNGGTDHGHAGAMFAIGGGVKGGRVHGRWPGLAREQLHEGRDLALTTDFRTVFSEAVTGHLGTTRLDTLFPGFDGPARVGVLG comes from the coding sequence ATGCACAGACGGATCTTCATGAAGCACGGCGCCATGGCCCTGATGACGATGGGCCTCTCCCCGTCCTTCCTCCGCCGCACCGCCTTCACCCTCCCGCCATCCGCGAAGGGCAAGGTCCTCATCTGCCTCTTCCAGCGCGGCGCAGCCGACGCGCTGAACATGCTCGTCCCTCACGCCGACCCCGACTACTACAAGCTCCGCCCCACCATCGGCATCCCCCGCCCCTCCCGCATCGCCGCCCCGTCCACCGCCATCGACCTCGACGGCTTCTTCGGTCTCCATCCCGCACTCAACGCCCTCCATCCGCTCTACCAGCGCGGCCTCCTCGCCCCCATCCACGCCGTCGGCAGCCCGAGCGCCACGCGCAGCCACTTCGACGCGCAGGACTACATGGAGTCCGGCACCCCTGACCGCAAAGGCACCAAGGACGGCTGGCTCAACCGCTACCTCGCCACCTGCGACACCTGCGAGGCCGGCCGCCCCGAACCCTTCCGCGCCGTCGCGATGACCCAGCAGACCCCCCGCATCCTCCAGGGCCCTGCCCCCGCCGTCGCGATGACCAGCATCGACGCCTTCACCGTGCGCAGCACCGGCGGGATGACCGAGCGCCTCGAGGCCCTCTATCGCACCGGCTCCGCCGATCTCATCCATGCCACCGGCGCCGAGACCTTCGACGCGGTGAAGCGCCTCCGCGAGGCGGACCCGTCCCGCTACGCCCCCGCGCGCGGCGCCGAGTATCCGCGGAGCGAGTTCGGCCAGCGCCTCAAGCAGGTCGCGCAACTCATCAAGGCGAACGTCGGGCTCGAGGTCGCCTTCGCCGACATGGGCGGGTGGGACACGCACGTGAACCAGGGGGCCGCGACCGGCCAGCTCGCCAATCGCCTCACCGACTTCGGCGCGAGCATCGCCGCCTTCGTGACCGACCTCGACGACCGCATGGATGACGTGCTGATCCTCACGATGAGCGAGTTCGGGCGGATGGCGCGGCAGAACGGGAACGGCGGCACCGACCACGGGCATGCGGGCGCGATGTTCGCCATCGGCGGCGGCGTGAAGGGCGGCCGCGTCCATGGACGCTGGCCGGGACTCGCGCGGGAGCAGCTGCACGAGGGACGCGACCTCGCCCTCACCACCGACTTCCGGACCGTCTTCAGCGAGGCCGTGACCGGGCATCTCGGCACCACGCGGCTCGACACGCTCTTCCCCGGCTTCGACGGGCCGGCGCGCGTCGGGGTGCTCGGCTGA
- a CDS encoding DUF1800 domain-containing protein — translation MRPSFRAFVASILLTLVAAACAPTAPRPATTTPHLLSSIGTSGPSADREQTADEQVQHVLSRLTFGARPGDVARVRAMGVDAFIAQQLRPDRIPDQRLEEWLKQFETLDLTYADLQEAYPRPNEALQALGAANRNSLSQSDSAARRVVEGFRRAGAEVQTARIGRALLTDQQLNEVMTDFWLNHFSVFGGKNALMRYAIPEYENRTIRPRALGKFRDLLGAVAKSPAMLYYLDNWQSAADSGRPRLDSPRLAQARNRGLNENFGRELLELHTLGVDGGYTQQDVIQVARALTGWTFLPQKPREQELRQMAEGARRPGARPGTGRVNPQRVQRAIAQRLPEPGVFYFNPQVHDAGEKFVLGTRLRAGRGLADGEEVLDLVARHPATARHLATKLVRRFVSDDPPEELVDRAAEVFTSTDGDIREVVRAIVTSPEFFSRSAFRAKVKTPFEVVVSALRALDAQPDATPRTARIVEQLGQPIYGRQTPDGWPDVASEWMGTGAILNRINFGIAAGAGRLPGARPLAWPGASASLSASRTEQVDAVIQTFLGGRVSPETREILISGSNPLQRTPATDDEGPIRSAQGLAQLVGLALGAPEFQRR, via the coding sequence ATGCGCCCATCGTTCCGCGCCTTCGTCGCCAGCATCCTGCTCACCCTGGTCGCCGCCGCCTGCGCCCCCACGGCGCCACGCCCTGCGACGACGACCCCCCACTTGCTGTCGAGTATCGGCACCTCCGGTCCATCGGCGGATCGCGAGCAGACCGCCGACGAACAGGTCCAGCACGTGCTGAGCCGCCTCACCTTCGGTGCGCGCCCCGGGGACGTCGCCCGGGTCCGTGCGATGGGAGTCGATGCGTTCATCGCGCAGCAGCTCCGTCCCGACCGGATCCCGGACCAGCGCCTCGAGGAGTGGCTCAAGCAGTTCGAGACCCTCGACCTGACCTACGCTGATTTGCAAGAGGCGTACCCGAGGCCCAACGAGGCGCTCCAGGCACTGGGGGCGGCGAACCGTAACTCGTTGAGCCAGAGCGACTCAGCCGCCCGGCGGGTGGTCGAGGGATTCCGTCGCGCGGGCGCCGAGGTGCAGACGGCGCGCATCGGGCGGGCGCTCCTCACTGACCAGCAATTGAACGAAGTGATGACCGATTTCTGGCTCAATCACTTCTCGGTGTTCGGCGGCAAGAACGCGCTCATGCGCTACGCGATCCCGGAGTACGAGAATCGCACCATCCGTCCGCGCGCACTGGGGAAGTTCCGCGATCTCCTCGGCGCGGTCGCCAAGAGCCCGGCGATGCTCTACTACCTCGACAACTGGCAGAGCGCGGCCGACTCGGGGCGCCCGCGCCTCGATAGCCCGCGCCTCGCGCAGGCGCGGAACCGCGGCCTCAACGAGAACTTCGGCCGCGAACTCCTCGAGCTCCACACGCTCGGCGTGGACGGCGGCTACACCCAGCAGGATGTGATCCAGGTCGCACGCGCGCTCACGGGGTGGACGTTCCTGCCACAGAAGCCGAGGGAGCAGGAGCTGCGGCAGATGGCCGAGGGTGCGCGTCGTCCCGGCGCGCGGCCGGGCACCGGGCGCGTGAACCCGCAACGGGTCCAGCGCGCGATCGCGCAGCGCCTCCCCGAACCCGGTGTCTTCTATTTCAACCCGCAGGTGCACGACGCGGGCGAGAAGTTCGTCCTCGGCACCCGCCTTCGCGCCGGCCGCGGCCTCGCCGACGGCGAGGAGGTCCTCGACCTCGTCGCGCGGCACCCCGCGACCGCGCGCCACCTCGCGACCAAGCTCGTCCGCCGCTTCGTGAGCGACGACCCGCCGGAGGAACTCGTCGACCGGGCCGCCGAGGTGTTCACCAGCACCGACGGCGACATCCGCGAGGTGGTCCGGGCCATCGTGACCAGCCCCGAGTTCTTCTCGCGATCCGCCTTCCGCGCGAAGGTGAAGACGCCGTTCGAGGTGGTGGTGAGCGCCCTCCGCGCGCTCGACGCCCAACCCGACGCGACCCCGCGCACCGCACGGATCGTCGAACAGCTCGGCCAACCGATCTACGGCCGCCAGACCCCGGACGGCTGGCCGGACGTCGCGAGCGAGTGGATGGGCACCGGCGCGATCCTCAACCGCATCAACTTCGGCATCGCCGCCGGCGCTGGCCGACTTCCCGGCGCCCGCCCGCTCGCATGGCCAGGCGCCTCCGCATCGCTCTCCGCATCCCGCACCGAGCAGGTGGACGCCGTGATCCAGACGTTCCTGGGCGGCCGCGTGAGCCCCGAGACCCGCGAGATCCTCATCAGCGGCTCCAACCCGCTCCAACGCACCCCCGCAACGGATGATGAAGGCCCGATCCGCTCGGCACAGGGACTGGCGCAGTTGGTCGGACTGGCGCTGGGAGCTCCGGAGTTCCAGAGACGATGA